In the Cerasicoccus sp. TK19100 genome, CATTTACGACACCTGCCCGACCCGTATCGTAGTCAGCGACTGGCTGATGCCCTGCCTCGACGGCCTGGGCCTACTGGAGCGCATTCGCAATCGCCCCGAGTCGGACTACACCTACTTTATCATGCTCACGGCCAACGTTGGCGACGAGCAAAACTACGTCCGCGCGATGGATGCCGGCGTCGACGACTTCCTGAGCAAACCGCTCGACCGCACACAGCTGAAAATGCGCCTGCGCGTAGCCGAACGCATCCTGCAAAGCACCTCCCGTATCAAGTCGTTGGAAAACATCCTAACCATTTGCAGCTACACGAAGAAGATCAACTTCCCCGAAGAAGGCTGGCAGACGATCGAGCAATTCATGTCGCGCCACCTCGGCATCCAGGTCTCCCACGGCATTGATCCCGACTACTACGAGCGCGTTATCAAGCCCCAGCTCGAGGAGCTGAAGGCGGAAAACAAGCAAGCCTGATCCAGATTTTTTGCCTCAATCGCCTCGGCGCTAATTCGTTGCGATTTACCCTTGTCGACTGCTCTCCGGAACGTAGCATACTGCGTCATCCTTCCCGCTGAGAAGTCTCAGCGCCCAAGCCCGGGTGGTGGAATCGGTAGACACTGGGGACTTAAAATCCCTTGCCCGCAAGGGCGTGCGGGTTCGAGTCCCGCCCCGGGCACCACTTTGGGACGAAGGACTTGTGTGCTTTTGACCAAACAGCATACTAACACAAATAAAATCCTGTGCAGTTAAGATGCATAAAAGCCCCGCTCTTGAACACCATGAATGCATTGATACGTGAAACGGATAACCGTTTTTCAGTTCTTGACGAATCACAAGTTTTGACTGATATTTAAACATCATCCCCGTGGGAATCCACTCCTTTGAGAGTTGGCCTCACGGCTCCCCCCAGGCTACGGTCTGGGGGATTTTTATTTCTACTGATGTCATCCTCTCCGAATCGGACAGTCTTCTTTGTCGATGGATTTAATCTGTATCATTCAATCAGCGATG is a window encoding:
- a CDS encoding response regulator, which translates into the protein MNVLIAEDDAISQNLLKTNLQQMGYHVAVASDGEEAWRIYDTCPTRIVVSDWLMPCLDGLGLLERIRNRPESDYTYFIMLTANVGDEQNYVRAMDAGVDDFLSKPLDRTQLKMRLRVAERILQSTSRIKSLENILTICSYTKKINFPEEGWQTIEQFMSRHLGIQVSHGIDPDYYERVIKPQLEELKAENKQA